In Microbacterium laevaniformans, a single window of DNA contains:
- a CDS encoding VanZ family protein, whose translation MRNEVYSGVVALAIGFAVGIVLFVPFVAISYRRRGRLTVGRFLLWAAALVYFWAIWTYTLLPLPDAENYACARVNLNIWAFVDDLRGARSLTDFAVLQLALNVLLFLPLGFFLRVLGGRGILVAFATGLLVSLTIETTQLTGVWGLYPCAYRVFDVDDMLTNTVGAVLGSLVALIVPRRWWVRRSTDAGSRPHPVTRGRRLLAMFCDLLGVVLVGYGSAVAVQVFLEYVVRDHAAVLDGAAGRFALAVTPIAIWAVVVLATGRTPGDLAVELRYRGGPLPAPVARPLRFVAGIGGYLLLGLVPAPWTFVQFVFAAASVVLVFTTRDGRGLPGLLSGQRLVDAREPAAAVGDGGTVFTTPEKSSRNG comes from the coding sequence ATGCGGAACGAGGTCTACTCCGGTGTCGTCGCGCTGGCCATCGGATTCGCGGTCGGAATCGTGCTGTTCGTGCCGTTCGTGGCGATCAGCTACCGTCGCCGCGGCCGGCTCACCGTCGGCCGATTTCTGCTGTGGGCCGCCGCCCTCGTCTACTTCTGGGCCATTTGGACGTACACGCTGCTTCCCCTGCCCGACGCCGAGAATTACGCCTGCGCGAGGGTGAACCTGAACATCTGGGCCTTCGTCGACGACCTCCGCGGTGCCCGCAGCCTCACCGACTTCGCCGTCCTGCAACTGGCGCTGAACGTGCTGCTGTTCCTGCCGCTCGGCTTCTTCCTCCGTGTGCTGGGCGGTCGCGGCATCCTCGTCGCGTTCGCGACCGGCCTGCTGGTGTCGCTCACCATCGAGACCACCCAGCTCACCGGGGTGTGGGGACTGTACCCGTGCGCGTACCGCGTCTTCGACGTCGACGACATGCTCACGAACACGGTCGGGGCGGTGCTCGGCTCGCTCGTCGCGCTGATCGTCCCCCGACGGTGGTGGGTGCGTCGATCGACGGATGCCGGGAGCCGCCCGCACCCGGTCACGCGCGGACGCCGGCTGCTCGCCATGTTCTGCGATCTGCTCGGCGTCGTGCTCGTCGGGTACGGTTCGGCCGTCGCCGTGCAGGTGTTCCTCGAGTACGTCGTCCGCGACCACGCCGCGGTCCTGGACGGTGCCGCCGGCCGATTCGCCCTGGCGGTGACGCCGATCGCGATCTGGGCCGTCGTCGTGCTCGCCACCGGCCGCACGCCCGGTGACCTGGCCGTCGAACTGCGCTACCGCGGCGGGCCGCTGCCGGCCCCGGTGGCGCGGCCGCTGCGGTTCGTCGCCGGCATCGGCGGCTATCTGCTGTTGGGGCTCGTGCCGGCGCCCTGGACGTTCGTGCAGTTCGTGTTCGCCGCGGCATCCGTCGTACTCGTGTTCACGACGCGCGACGGCCGCGGGCTGCCCGGGCTGCTGAGCGGGCAGCGGCTCGTCGACGCGCGTGAGCCGGCTGCCGCGGTGGGCGACGGCGGGACGGTGTTCACAACTCCGGAGAAATCGTCCCGAAACGGGTGA